From Diceros bicornis minor isolate mBicDic1 chromosome 17, mDicBic1.mat.cur, whole genome shotgun sequence, the proteins below share one genomic window:
- the TMT1B gene encoding thiol S-methyltransferase TMT1B — translation MDALVRLLQLLVLLLTLPLHLMALLGYWQPLCKSCFPYLMVVLTAKTNRMMASKKRELFGQIRGLMGASGKVALLELGCGTGANFEFYPAGCRITCLDPNPHFEKFLTKSMAENRHLQYEQFVVASGEDMKQLADSSMDVVVSTLVLCSVESPKRVLQEVQRVLRPGGVFFFLEHVAEPRGSWAFLWQQVLEPTWKHIGDGCCLTRETWKDLERAQFSELQMEQHPPPIKWLPVGPHIMGKAVK, via the exons ATGGACGCCCTAGTCCGACTCCTGCAGCTGCTGGTGCTGCTCCTCACCCTGCCCCTGCATCTGATGGCTCTGCTGGGCTACTGGCAGCCCCTGTGCAAAAGCTGCTTCCCCTACCTGATGGTTGTGCTGACTGCCAAGACCAACCGCATGATGGCAAGCAAGAAACGAGAGCTCTTTGGCCAGATAAGGGGACTTATGGGCGCCTCAGGGAAGGTGGCCCTGCTGGAGCTGGGCTGCGGCACTGGTGCCAACTTTGAGTTCTACCCAGCCGGCTGCAGGATCACCTGCCTAGACCCAAACCCCCATTTTGAGAAGTTCCTGACCAAGAGTATGGCTGAGAATAGACATCTCCAATATGAACAGTTTGTGGTGGCTTCCGGAGAGGACATGAAGCAGCTGGCTGACAGTTCCATGGATGTGGTGGTCAGCACCCTGGTGCTGTGCTCTGTGGAGAGCccgaagagggtcctgcaggaggtCCAGAGAGTGCTGAGGCCG ggaggagtgttctttttcttggagCATGTGGCTGAGCCGCGGGGAAGCTGGGCCTTCCTGTGGCAGCAAGTTTTAGAGCCCACCTGGAAACACATCGGGGATGGCTGCTGCCTCACCAGAGAGACCTGGAAAGACCTTGAGCGTGCCCAGTTCTCTGAACTCCAAATGGAACAACACCCGCCTCCCATCAAGTGGTTACCTGTTGGGCCCCACATCATGGGAAAGGCCGTGAAATAA